The Pleurodeles waltl isolate 20211129_DDA chromosome 6, aPleWal1.hap1.20221129, whole genome shotgun sequence genome has a segment encoding these proteins:
- the LOC138300628 gene encoding transcription factor HES-5-like produces MAPSSTLRAYEEEREGRDIRKLRKPVVEKLRRDRINSSIEQLRMLLRREFEEQELPPKAEKADILEMAVRYLAQRLQTPAPAVASSEGYSRCLQDSLHFLSLHGAPTETRMKLLRALHRPAAAAKAVCPSRPPACPSSTKEPAQDSPRALWRPW; encoded by the exons ATGGCGCCTTCCAGCACCTTGAGGGCATATGAAGAGGAGCGCGAGGGGAGAGACATTCGAAAG CTGAGGAAGCCGGTGGTGGAGAAGCTGAGGAGAGATCGCATCAACAGCAGCATTGAGCAGCTGAGGATGTTACTGCGGAGAGAGTTTGAGGAACAGGAACTTCCGCCCAAAGCAGAGAAAGCGGATATCCTGGAAATGGCCGTGAGATACCTGGCCCAGCGGCTGCAGACACCGGCACCAG CCGTGGCCTCCAGTGAAGGTTACTCCAGGTGCCTCCAGGACTCTctgcacttcctctccctccacggAGCCCCCACAGAGACCCGGATGAAGCTGCTGCGGGCCCTCCATAGACCTGCGGCTGCAGCAAAGGCTGTGTGTCCTTCTCGGCCTCCGGCCTGTCCCAGCAGCACTAAAGAGCCCGCCCAGGACAGCCCCAGAGCCCTGTGGAGACCCTGGTAA